Within the Effusibacillus lacus genome, the region GACGCAGGCCATGAGGGGTTTCCCCTTCATAGGCCAGCAGGATCAAATCAAAGGAGGCAGCCTTTTGTGCCAACCATTGGCGAAACGGCTGCACTTCCTCAATCATGGGGATCACAGTCCGGTGAGCCTGCTCCGCCGCCTCTTTGGCGATCCGCTGCCAGCGGTCCCTGCGCTTGCTTTCTTTCTTTGCATCATATTGCACGATTGTGCGGGCGGTTTCCACCGGAACGAAATGGGTGATTCCGACTTCCGTCCCTTTTTGCACAATCAGATCCATTTTATCACCTTTCGGCAGTCCTTGGACCAACGTAAGTTTTACCTCAGGTTCCACATTTTCCTGCAGCGGTTTGATGATATCGCCAACCGCCGCATCTTGACCCAATTCCGTTAACCTTACCAGGTAGGACCGTCCCGTCCCATCGGCACAAATGACTTGCGCGCCGGGCTGCATGCGGAGCACCCGGGTGATGTGCTTTACGTCATCTCCGGTGATTCTTACCCGTTCATCTTGAATTGCATCGGGAGAAACAAAGTATCTCTGCATGACTCCGTCCCCCGGTTTAACTGACCGGTTTGATGGCTACCAGAACCGCCCAGTCATTCTCTTCTACAACTTCCTTCATCTTGAAACCGTACTGTTCCATCTGATCCATGACCCAATTTGCTTTCTCTCTAATTATACCCGATGCAATAAAAATGCCGTTGTTGTCAAGAACTTTGTAAGCATCTGGAATCATACGGGCAACGATATCGGCTAGAATATTGGCTACGACCAGTGAAAAGGAGCCCTCCACACCTGTCAGCAAATCGTTGGTTCGAACGGAAACCCGGTTTTCCTCATGATTTTGTGCCACGTTCTCCTTCGCGACTTTGACGGCAACAGGATCCAGGTCCAGGGCCAATACATGTTCTGCACCCAGTTTGGCCGCCGCAATGGATAAAACGGCGGTGCCGGTTCCTACATCCACCACTCGGGCACCAGCAGGCATCCATTTCTCAAGCATACGCAGACAAAGAACTGTCGTCGGATGGGTGCCTGTACCAAAAGCCATGCCCGGATCAAGTTCGATGATTTGTTCACCGGGAGCGGGCGTATAATTTTCCCAAGTCGGTTTAATGGTTAAGCGTTCTGTCACCCGAACAGGCTTAAAAAATTGTTTCCACGCGTTGGCCCAATCTTCCTCGTCGACCTCGCGTGTTTCTACATCGCCGCGTCCGGGATCGAGGCCATACTCTTTAAAAGAATCGAGTTCTTTCTTAATGTGCTCCACGAAAGAACTTATGTCAACCAGTTCCGAAAAATAGGCCGATACGCGCGC harbors:
- the prmA gene encoding 50S ribosomal protein L11 methyltransferase, which translates into the protein MKWTEIAVWTTPEASEAVSELLTRLGAAGVAIEDPNDIEGVRRNPYGNWYEVTDDLLPKEGARVSAYFSELVDISSFVEHIKKELDSFKEYGLDPGRGDVETREVDEEDWANAWKQFFKPVRVTERLTIKPTWENYTPAPGEQIIELDPGMAFGTGTHPTTVLCLRMLEKWMPAGARVVDVGTGTAVLSIAAAKLGAEHVLALDLDPVAVKVAKENVAQNHEENRVSVRTNDLLTGVEGSFSLVVANILADIVARMIPDAYKVLDNNGIFIASGIIREKANWVMDQMEQYGFKMKEVVEENDWAVLVAIKPVS
- a CDS encoding 16S rRNA (uracil(1498)-N(3))-methyltransferase, with the translated sequence MQRYFVSPDAIQDERVRITGDDVKHITRVLRMQPGAQVICADGTGRSYLVRLTELGQDAAVGDIIKPLQENVEPEVKLTLVQGLPKGDKMDLIVQKGTEVGITHFVPVETARTIVQYDAKKESKRRDRWQRIAKEAAEQAHRTVIPMIEEVQPFRQWLAQKAASFDLILLAYEGETPHGLRQELDRHAGGVSDTGGSIALIVGPEGGLDPEEVAVATQSGARVITLGPRILRTETAGPVAAAMILYHFGQMGG